From Deinococcus wulumuqiensis R12, one genomic window encodes:
- a CDS encoding metallophosphoesterase family protein, with product MKIAVFGDVHGNRFALEAVLRDMEAHRPDEWVNLGDGLFGGADPAGAWALQRHIREKYGAQEIRGNTDERLGEPLTPETKKREMLAWLHSVLPAGAAEYVAKLPTSAALAGGKVLAAHGSPSSAWEYLLREGEGWASDERVLERLGDRLGDGLGDGGEARVVVVGHSHLEHVRQLGPLTVVNCGAVSRQKDGSPLARWVLLEGEGDVWNVTFRRVPYDVEAAARWALASAHDGEKEAAQLRTGQESRQRGG from the coding sequence ATGAAAATCGCTGTTTTTGGAGACGTTCACGGCAACCGCTTCGCTCTGGAAGCCGTGCTCAGGGACATGGAAGCGCACCGGCCCGACGAATGGGTCAACCTGGGCGACGGGCTGTTCGGCGGCGCCGACCCGGCGGGGGCATGGGCACTTCAGCGCCACATCAGGGAAAAGTACGGCGCCCAGGAAATTCGCGGCAACACCGACGAGCGCCTGGGTGAGCCGCTGACCCCGGAGACGAAGAAACGCGAGATGCTGGCGTGGCTGCATTCCGTCTTGCCCGCTGGGGCCGCCGAATACGTGGCGAAGCTGCCCACCAGCGCGGCGCTGGCCGGGGGCAAAGTGCTGGCGGCGCACGGCAGTCCCTCCAGCGCCTGGGAATACCTGCTGCGCGAGGGCGAGGGCTGGGCCAGCGACGAACGGGTGCTGGAGCGACTGGGTGACCGGCTGGGCGACGGGCTGGGCGACGGGGGCGAGGCCCGCGTGGTCGTCGTCGGGCACTCGCACCTCGAACACGTGCGGCAACTTGGCCCCCTGACCGTGGTGAACTGCGGCGCGGTCAGCCGCCAGAAGGACGGCTCCCCCCTGGCCCGCTGGGTGCTGCTGGAGGGTGAAGGGGACGTGTGGAACGTGACCTTCCGCCGCGTGCCCTACGACGTGGAGGCGGCGGCGCGCTGGGCGCTGGCCTCCGCCCACGACGGCGAGAAGGAAGCGGCGCAGCTGCGCACCGGGCAGGAGAGCCGCCAGCGTGGGGGCTGA
- the hpaH gene encoding 2-oxo-hept-4-ene-1,7-dioate hydratase, whose amino-acid sequence MLTEEQIRDAAGRLQQAEETRTQIGQLSRQYPDITIEDAYRVQDAWVGHKRAQGRQVYGHKIGLTSRAMQKSSNIDEPDYGVLLDDMVFPEGSEIPAGRFIVPRVEVELAFLLDKDLEGPNCTVFDVLSAAAYVFPAIEIIDARIQQIDPGTGGTRKVFDTISDNAANAGIVTGGRPVRPFDFDLRWLGALLYKNGVIEETGLAAGVLNHPANGVAWLANKYAAHGRRLEAGQVILAGSFTRPVEAGPGDVFHADYGPLGGVSVRFGR is encoded by the coding sequence ATGCTGACCGAAGAACAGATCAGGGACGCCGCCGGGCGGCTGCAGCAGGCGGAAGAGACCCGCACACAGATAGGCCAACTCTCGCGCCAGTACCCCGACATCACCATCGAGGACGCCTACCGCGTGCAGGACGCCTGGGTGGGGCACAAGCGGGCGCAGGGGCGGCAGGTGTACGGGCACAAGATCGGGCTGACCTCCCGCGCCATGCAGAAGTCGAGCAACATCGACGAACCCGACTACGGCGTGCTGCTCGACGACATGGTCTTTCCTGAAGGCTCCGAGATTCCCGCCGGGCGCTTCATCGTGCCCCGGGTGGAAGTGGAACTCGCCTTCCTGCTCGACAAAGACCTGGAAGGCCCGAATTGCACAGTGTTCGACGTGCTGAGCGCCGCCGCCTACGTCTTTCCGGCCATCGAAATCATCGACGCGCGGATTCAGCAGATCGACCCCGGGACGGGGGGCACCCGCAAGGTGTTCGACACCATTTCCGACAATGCCGCCAACGCGGGCATCGTGACGGGGGGGCGCCCGGTGCGCCCTTTCGACTTCGACCTGCGCTGGCTGGGGGCGCTGCTGTACAAAAACGGCGTCATCGAGGAAACGGGGCTGGCGGCGGGCGTCCTGAACCACCCGGCGAACGGCGTGGCGTGGCTGGCGAACAAATACGCCGCGCACGGACGCCGTCTGGAAGCGGGGCAGGTCATTCTGGCGGGGTCGTTCACCCGCCCGGTGGAGGCTGGCCCCGGCGACGTGTTTCATGCCGACTACGGGCCGCTGGGCGGCGTGAGCGTGCGCTTCGGGCGCTGA
- a CDS encoding aspartate aminotransferase family protein encodes MSNVFYRSSKPYPVAVRGEGVFLYDAEGRRFLDGSSGALVANVGHGRREVAGRMAEQAARLPFVHGSQFSSDVLEDYAGRLAHFAGLPDFRFWAVSGGSEATESALKLARQYHVERGEPGRFKVVTRVPSYHGASLGSLAASGMGARRELYTPLMRPEAWPKLPRPDPARNGAEDAGALRDLLERKGPETVAAFMAEPVVGASDAALAPAPGYYERVREICDEYSVLFIADEVMSGMGRCGAPLAVSLWSDVQPDIAVLGKGLAAGYAPLAGLLAAPRVHDAVMNGSGAFMHGFTYAGHPVSVAAGLSVLDIVEREHLPDLARERGSQLLAGLEALQARFPQLLRVRGTGLLLGAVLGDPATGQAFGTPGVAARIGAAAMRRGLIVYPGSGAEGEGRGDHLLLGPPLSITGSEVDELLTLLAGALEDVLG; translated from the coding sequence ATGTCCAACGTCTTTTACCGCTCCAGCAAGCCCTACCCCGTCGCCGTGCGTGGGGAGGGCGTTTTTCTGTACGACGCGGAGGGCCGCCGCTTTCTCGACGGCTCCTCGGGGGCGCTGGTCGCCAATGTCGGGCATGGCCGCCGCGAAGTGGCCGGGCGCATGGCGGAGCAGGCGGCGCGGCTGCCGTTCGTTCACGGCTCGCAGTTTTCCAGTGACGTGCTGGAAGACTACGCCGGGCGGCTCGCGCACTTCGCCGGGCTGCCGGACTTCCGCTTCTGGGCGGTGTCGGGCGGGTCGGAAGCCACCGAGAGCGCGCTCAAGCTCGCGCGGCAGTACCACGTCGAGCGCGGCGAGCCGGGACGATTCAAGGTGGTCACCCGCGTCCCGAGCTATCACGGCGCCTCGCTGGGCAGTCTGGCGGCGAGCGGCATGGGAGCGCGGCGCGAACTGTACACGCCCCTGATGCGCCCCGAAGCCTGGCCCAAGTTGCCCAGACCCGACCCCGCGCGGAACGGAGCCGAGGACGCCGGGGCACTGCGCGACCTGCTCGAACGCAAGGGGCCGGAGACCGTCGCCGCCTTCATGGCCGAGCCGGTGGTGGGCGCCTCCGACGCGGCGCTCGCTCCTGCGCCGGGCTACTACGAGCGGGTGCGCGAGATTTGCGACGAGTACAGCGTGCTGTTTATCGCCGACGAGGTGATGAGCGGCATGGGCCGCTGCGGGGCGCCGCTGGCCGTGTCGCTGTGGAGTGACGTGCAGCCCGACATCGCCGTGCTGGGCAAGGGGCTGGCCGCCGGGTACGCGCCGCTGGCCGGACTGCTCGCCGCGCCCCGGGTCCACGACGCGGTGATGAACGGGTCGGGCGCCTTCATGCACGGCTTTACCTACGCCGGGCACCCGGTCAGCGTGGCGGCGGGCCTGAGCGTGCTCGACATCGTGGAGCGCGAGCACCTGCCAGACCTGGCCCGTGAGCGCGGTTCCCAACTGCTGGCCGGGCTGGAGGCGTTGCAGGCGCGGTTTCCCCAGCTGCTGCGGGTGCGCGGGACCGGGCTGCTGCTCGGCGCAGTGCTGGGCGACCCGGCGACCGGGCAGGCCTTCGGGACACCGGGCGTCGCAGCCCGCATCGGCGCGGCGGCGATGCGGCGCGGCCTGATCGTCTACCCCGGCAGCGGCGCCGAAGGGGAGGGCCGGGGCGACCACCTGCTGCTCGGTCCCCCCCTGAGCATCACCGGCAGCGAGGTGGACGAACTGCTGACCCTGCTGGCCGGGGCACTGGAGGACGTGCTGGGGTAG
- a CDS encoding LLM class flavin-dependent oxidoreductase: MAPLLSVLDLTPVSSGQQPGEALRHTLDLAEATDRAGYERFWIAEHHNSGAFASAATEILIALAAARTRRIRVGSGGVMLPNHSPLKVAENFMSLEALFPGRIDLGLGRAPGTDGVTALALRRSREALAADDFPAQIALLRAFAGETPWPAGSVFSGVLAEPRGVKLPPLWILGSSLYGAQLAGELGVGYAFAYHFSQEDPAEAVQTYRRHFRPGPLAEPHAILGVNALAAPTAEEAQELSLTAAALSLGILSGQRGLLRSPEDARAWLREMDTDPARLLKKARIGTPAQVWADLQALAEQTGAQELMVTTYTHDPLKREQSYRLLAGAAGLEEAGAGETAPGALKEAALK; the protein is encoded by the coding sequence ATGGCTCCCCTTCTTTCCGTCCTCGACCTGACCCCTGTCAGCTCCGGGCAGCAGCCCGGCGAAGCCCTGCGGCACACGCTGGACCTCGCCGAAGCGACTGACCGGGCGGGCTACGAACGTTTCTGGATTGCCGAGCACCACAACAGCGGCGCCTTCGCGAGCGCGGCCACCGAGATTCTGATTGCGCTCGCGGCAGCCCGCACCCGGCGGATTCGCGTCGGCTCGGGCGGGGTGATGCTGCCCAACCACTCGCCTCTGAAGGTGGCCGAGAACTTCATGAGTCTTGAAGCCCTGTTTCCGGGCCGCATCGACCTGGGGCTGGGCCGCGCGCCCGGCACCGACGGCGTGACGGCGCTGGCCCTGCGGCGCTCGCGCGAGGCGCTGGCCGCCGACGATTTCCCGGCGCAGATCGCCCTGCTGCGGGCCTTTGCCGGGGAAACGCCCTGGCCTGCCGGGTCCGTGTTCAGCGGCGTGCTGGCCGAGCCGCGCGGCGTGAAGCTGCCACCGCTGTGGATTCTGGGGTCGAGCCTCTACGGGGCGCAGCTCGCCGGGGAACTGGGGGTGGGCTACGCCTTCGCCTACCACTTCAGCCAGGAGGACCCCGCCGAGGCCGTGCAGACCTACCGCCGCCACTTCCGTCCCGGCCCGCTCGCTGAGCCTCACGCCATTCTGGGGGTCAATGCGCTGGCGGCCCCCACCGCTGAAGAAGCGCAGGAACTGTCGCTGACGGCGGCGGCGCTGTCGCTGGGCATCCTCAGCGGGCAACGCGGGCTGCTGCGTTCGCCGGAAGACGCCCGGGCCTGGCTGCGCGAGATGGACACCGACCCCGCCCGACTGCTGAAAAAGGCCCGCATCGGCACGCCCGCGCAGGTCTGGGCCGACTTGCAGGCCCTCGCCGAGCAGACCGGCGCTCAGGAACTGATGGTGACCACCTACACCCATGATCCCCTCAAGCGGGAGCAGTCCTACCGCCTGCTCGCCGGAGCGGCGGGCCTGGAGGAAGCCGGAGCAGGGGAGACCGCGCCCGGCGCCTTGAAGGAGGCGGCATTGAAGTAG
- the guaD gene encoding guanine deaminase, which yields MIQNLITRTLYRATFMHTPASPFDDPAGLQVQEDGGILVENGVIAATGTYAELRGAFPTAEVSDLRGGLLLPGFIDTHVHYPQGRVIGGLGMPLLEWLEKNALPEEARLADTTYARAVAQEFTRSLLHNGTTTALVFGSHFASAVDLLFGEAERSGLRAVAGLVVSDRLLRPELHTTPERAYAESKALIEKWHGTGRQLYAVTPRFSLSASEGILDACAALMREFQGLRFTSHINENVAEIGAVRDLFPEARDYLDTYERAGLVTRRSVLAHNVHPNDRELSVMAAHHCTAAHCPCSNSALGSGLFPLKRHLQAGVHVSLGTDVGGGTGFSMLKEGLQAYFMQQLQGENGVPLTPAHLLYLATRAGAKALDLQHITGDFASGKVFDAVLVSPSPRTPLRAVFDAADSPDRLLAATFATGVQGDLACVWAGGKTVYRRELGLAALSS from the coding sequence ATGATCCAGAACCTCATCACCCGAACGCTGTACCGCGCCACCTTCATGCACACACCTGCCAGTCCCTTTGACGATCCGGCTGGCCTTCAGGTGCAGGAGGACGGTGGAATCCTTGTCGAGAACGGCGTCATCGCCGCCACTGGAACGTATGCCGAACTGCGGGGCGCTTTCCCCACCGCCGAGGTGAGCGACCTGCGCGGCGGGCTGCTGCTGCCCGGCTTTATCGACACGCACGTTCATTACCCGCAGGGCCGCGTGATCGGCGGGCTGGGCATGCCGCTGCTGGAGTGGCTGGAGAAAAACGCCCTGCCGGAAGAAGCGCGGCTGGCCGACACGACTTACGCGCGGGCAGTGGCGCAGGAGTTCACGCGTTCACTCTTGCACAACGGCACCACCACCGCGCTGGTGTTCGGCAGCCATTTCGCGTCTGCCGTGGACCTCCTCTTCGGCGAGGCCGAACGCTCGGGTCTGCGGGCGGTGGCCGGGCTGGTCGTGAGTGACCGCTTGCTGCGTCCCGAACTGCACACCACGCCGGAACGTGCCTACGCCGAAAGCAAAGCCCTGATCGAGAAGTGGCACGGCACCGGGCGGCAACTCTACGCCGTGACGCCGCGCTTTTCTCTCTCCGCCTCGGAAGGAATCCTGGACGCCTGCGCCGCCCTGATGCGCGAGTTTCAGGGACTGCGCTTCACCAGTCACATCAACGAGAACGTCGCGGAGATCGGGGCGGTGCGCGATCTGTTTCCGGAGGCCCGCGATTACCTGGACACCTATGAACGCGCCGGACTGGTCACGCGCCGCAGCGTCCTGGCGCACAACGTCCACCCGAATGACCGGGAGCTGAGCGTCATGGCCGCGCACCACTGCACGGCGGCGCACTGCCCTTGCAGCAACTCGGCACTGGGGAGCGGCCTCTTTCCCCTGAAACGCCACCTTCAGGCGGGCGTTCATGTGTCTCTCGGCACGGACGTGGGCGGCGGCACCGGCTTCTCGATGCTGAAAGAGGGGTTGCAGGCGTACTTCATGCAGCAGCTTCAGGGCGAGAACGGCGTGCCGCTTACGCCCGCACATCTGCTGTACCTCGCCACTCGCGCTGGGGCCAAGGCGCTGGACTTGCAGCACATCACCGGGGACTTCGCGTCCGGCAAGGTGTTCGACGCCGTGCTGGTTTCTCCCTCCCCGCGCACCCCCCTGCGTGCCGTATTTGACGCCGCCGACTCGCCTGACCGTCTGCTGGCCGCCACGTTCGCCACCGGAGTGCAGGGTGACCTGGCCTGTGTCTGGGCGGGTGGGAAAACCGTGTACCGACGCGAACTGGGGTTGGCGGCCCTTTCCTCGTAA
- a CDS encoding cupin domain-containing protein, producing the protein MVSTMSFAPGATLPNTEIHSMEHGLLMLEGEGLYKLQDAYYPVTAGDVIWMGAHCPQCCGALGRTWSKYLLYKDMNRHPLGG; encoded by the coding sequence ATGGTCAGCACCATGAGTTTTGCGCCGGGGGCGACCCTGCCCAACACCGAGATCCACTCCATGGAGCACGGCCTGCTGATGCTGGAAGGCGAGGGCCTGTACAAGCTTCAGGACGCCTATTACCCCGTGACCGCCGGAGACGTGATCTGGATGGGCGCCCACTGCCCGCAGTGCTGCGGCGCTCTCGGCAGAACGTGGAGCAAATACCTGCTGTACAAGGACATGAACCGTCACCCGCTGGGTGGCTGA
- a CDS encoding aldolase/citrate lyase family protein, translated as MPFRASRNSENCSRTSENQKALLIRPRALYALEPHLDFGGPAVASLCDLGVALSALKDNPPHIYVPKLETVREAQFWEEALTLAERHLGLTHGSVRVCLQIETFSGLMNADALLHALHARAYGLNAGRWDYVFSLIKHLGSTRSVPVPPRRELGMDVDAMLAPPASTGAMSAKTPGTNSRETIT; from the coding sequence GTGCCGTTCCGCGCATCACGTAATTCGGAGAACTGCTCTAGGACATCCGAAAACCAAAAGGCGCTGCTGATCCGCCCACGTGCTCTGTACGCGCTGGAGCCGCACCTGGACTTCGGTGGACCCGCCGTCGCCTCGCTGTGCGACCTGGGGGTGGCCCTGTCCGCACTGAAAGACAATCCGCCGCATATCTATGTTCCCAAGCTGGAAACCGTGCGGGAGGCGCAGTTCTGGGAGGAGGCGCTGACCCTCGCCGAGCGTCACCTGGGCCTGACGCACGGCAGCGTCCGGGTGTGCCTCCAGATCGAGACCTTCAGCGGGCTGATGAACGCCGACGCGCTGCTGCACGCCCTGCACGCCCGGGCGTACGGGCTGAATGCCGGGCGCTGGGATTACGTGTTCAGCCTGATCAAACACCTGGGAAGCACGAGGAGTGTTCCTGTTCCCCCCCGGCGTGAACTCGGCATGGATGTGGACGCCATGCTGGCCCCCCCGGCATCTACTGGGGCAATGAGCGCGAAAACCCCGGGTACGAATTCGAGGGAGACGATCACCTGA
- a CDS encoding IclR family transcriptional regulator, which translates to MTTDPPRQKTGRARSGDTGSVRTLERGLSVLTALAEFGEATLTQVAKKVGLSASTTYRLLETLRQQGYVEWEERSGLFSVGLRAYQVGAAFSVRNTLLGAAQSEMQALVDDLNETANLAVRRAGEAVYVHQVEARQMMRMFTHIGAVAPLHCSGVGKVLTAWLPGIEVRHLVGPGPYPAYTPNSITTLPALTRELDAVRAQGYALDDEERELGVRCLATPIRDARGDIVASLSISAPTSRFPKKNIPETLERVRAASNQISARLGWRP; encoded by the coding sequence ATGACGACTGACCCACCCAGACAGAAGACCGGCCGCGCCCGCAGCGGCGACACGGGCAGTGTGCGAACGCTGGAACGCGGCCTGAGCGTCCTGACGGCCCTCGCCGAGTTCGGTGAGGCCACCCTGACCCAGGTCGCCAAGAAGGTGGGCTTATCGGCCAGCACCACCTACCGCCTGCTGGAAACGTTGCGTCAGCAGGGCTACGTGGAGTGGGAGGAACGCAGCGGCCTCTTCAGCGTGGGCCTGCGGGCTTACCAGGTGGGCGCGGCCTTCAGCGTGCGCAACACCCTGCTCGGCGCCGCACAAAGCGAGATGCAGGCCCTGGTGGACGACCTGAACGAGACCGCCAACCTCGCGGTGCGCCGCGCCGGGGAAGCCGTGTACGTGCATCAGGTAGAAGCTCGCCAGATGATGCGGATGTTCACTCACATCGGCGCGGTCGCCCCGCTGCACTGCTCGGGCGTGGGCAAGGTCCTGACCGCCTGGCTGCCGGGCATCGAAGTGCGCCACCTGGTCGGGCCGGGGCCGTATCCCGCCTACACGCCGAATTCCATCACCACCCTCCCGGCCCTGACGCGCGAACTGGACGCCGTGCGCGCCCAGGGGTACGCGCTGGACGACGAGGAACGCGAACTGGGCGTGCGCTGCCTCGCCACACCCATCCGGGACGCCCGGGGGGACATCGTGGCGTCCTTGAGCATCTCGGCTCCTACCTCACGCTTTCCCAAGAAGAACATTCCAGAGACCCTGGAACGTGTCCGGGCCGCCTCGAACCAGATTTCCGCCCGGCTGGGCTGGCGGCCCTGA
- a CDS encoding glycerate kinase type-2 family protein has product MRTLLEGTYRAALAAVSPEVLLKGHWKGDRPDFILAFGKAALPMARAALKAYPGVPTLIVPPAGTADLSAPPDASVMPGSHPVPDERSVAAAAAALRRLAALKEGQQALVLVSGGGSALLAAPHGVTLAQKQELTRELLRAGADISEINTVRRHLSRTKGGQLAQATRARVRALLLSDVVGDDMSVIASGPTVPDVTTFADALAVLERYGLAAPEARAHFASGTLDTPDALPNVTNTVVGSNRLLLEAAQKHLANQGVGSLILGDTFEGEARELARFNASVVRSVQAYGSPARAPVVLLSGGEATVTLRGEGVGGRNQEFALALALSLGRHGIYALSAGSDGVDGSSEAAGAFVTPDTLERARGLGLDARALLNRNDSGRFFARLGDALVTGPSGHNLNDFRALAIGW; this is encoded by the coding sequence TTGCGGACGCTGCTGGAAGGAACCTACCGCGCGGCCCTGGCAGCCGTCAGCCCCGAGGTGCTGCTGAAGGGGCACTGGAAAGGTGACAGGCCGGATTTCATCCTGGCCTTCGGAAAGGCGGCGCTGCCGATGGCCCGCGCGGCCCTGAAAGCGTACCCCGGCGTGCCGACCCTGATCGTCCCGCCCGCCGGAACCGCCGACCTGAGTGCCCCGCCGGACGCCAGCGTGATGCCCGGTTCGCACCCCGTTCCGGACGAACGCAGCGTGGCGGCGGCAGCGGCGGCCCTGAGGCGCCTCGCTGCGCTGAAGGAAGGTCAGCAAGCCCTGGTGCTGGTCTCCGGCGGCGGCAGCGCTCTGCTGGCCGCGCCGCACGGCGTGACGTTGGCGCAGAAACAGGAACTCACCAGGGAGCTGCTGCGGGCCGGGGCGGACATCTCGGAAATCAACACGGTCAGGCGCCACCTTTCCCGCACCAAGGGCGGCCAGTTGGCGCAGGCCACGCGGGCCAGGGTGCGGGCGCTGCTGCTCTCGGACGTGGTGGGGGACGACATGAGCGTGATTGCCAGCGGCCCCACCGTGCCGGACGTCACGACCTTCGCGGACGCGCTGGCGGTGCTGGAACGCTATGGCCTCGCCGCGCCCGAAGCCCGCGCCCACTTCGCCTCCGGGACGCTGGACACGCCGGACGCATTGCCGAACGTCACCAATACCGTCGTGGGCAGCAACCGCCTGCTGCTGGAGGCCGCACAGAAGCACCTGGCGAATCAGGGCGTGGGATCGCTGATTCTGGGCGACACCTTCGAAGGCGAGGCGCGGGAACTGGCGCGGTTTAACGCCTCGGTGGTGCGGAGTGTGCAGGCGTACGGTTCGCCCGCCCGCGCGCCCGTGGTGCTGCTGTCCGGCGGCGAGGCGACTGTCACGCTGCGCGGGGAAGGGGTGGGTGGACGCAACCAGGAGTTCGCGCTGGCCCTGGCCCTGTCTCTGGGAAGGCACGGCATTTACGCCCTGTCCGCCGGGTCGGACGGGGTGGACGGCAGCAGCGAGGCGGCGGGGGCTTTTGTGACCCCGGACACCCTGGAACGGGCGCGGGGGCTGGGCCTGGACGCGCGGGCCTTGCTGAACCGCAACGACTCCGGCCGTTTTTTTGCGCGGCTGGGCGACGCGCTGGTGACGGGGCCGAGCGGGCACAACCTGAACGATTTCCGGGCGCTGGCGATTGGCTGGTGA